One genomic window of Misgurnus anguillicaudatus chromosome 12, ASM2758022v2, whole genome shotgun sequence includes the following:
- the ripply3 gene encoding protein ripply3, producing MLPVSSHAHQVISCPEIWRPWDISIRQTQFNKMTSGRLSRVDRPEEAFQHPVRLFLPRSRMLEYLSHLGKKVLASFPVQATLHFYNDEDSVSEDESDDTDESRSAFRKSISV from the exons ATGTTACCGGTGAGTTCACACGCGCATCAGGTGATCAG ctgTCCTGAGATATGGAGACCGTGGGATATTTCAATAAGACAAACACAATTTAATAAA ATGACATCTGGACGCCTAAGCAGAGTCGATCGACCTGAAGAAGCTTTCCAGCATCCAGTGAG GCTGTTCCTGCCCAGATCCAGAATGCTGGAGTATCTGTCTCATCTCGGCAAGAAGGTTCTGGCCAGTTTTCCAGTTCAGGCAACGCTACACTTTTACAATGACGAAGACTCTGTCTCTGAGGATGAAAGCGACGACACAGACGAGTCTCGTTCAG CTTTCAGGAAGTCCATCAGTGTTTAG